In Pseudorasbora parva isolate DD20220531a chromosome 20, ASM2467924v1, whole genome shotgun sequence, a single window of DNA contains:
- the cdhr5-rs gene encoding cadherin-related family member 5 isoform X1, which produces MLMPWRLFLCQMALNIFYHIAKASLCLGGQDIFATVRENSPVGEFIANLSINGDPGASSIRLCLTGENADWFYLEGRTIRLNSSFSRTLDREVLGSVLIATLTCYEDEIIRSRYRIMVEILNENDNMPYFLEDTIQPRYISELLTVNSMVFTVKARDGDGDTITYMTDKSTDDASYFRIDLPNSGMVILDKPLDYETKTQLHVVILAVEMTTKEKYSTTATVTVNVLDGDDQYPQFQPCAPVYEDGDHNICTNPVYSVNITETDEDAVLYFSPGPIHAEDGDKDILTPLVYTILSGDDNGRFTIDAKTGEISLKQRVENRLLTPSFRLRIMAAQVNDPKKFSVATALVHVVSENLFPPFFNKTVYKGFLIESSSPATLVTTYGNQVLVVQAVDRDFKDGINPKIRYTMQPLTGSSKPYHITQDGIVIAKTNRLRAFDRHILEVIATDEESGEAAHASVDIEVLQRGLPVPRSPFGEERLFADMNAGMAGGIAAIVLIVAVTALFICLWLAKRRRERRDPEDRGSVALGKHPNVVNSGRPISLLEDASYHNMAFVDHEYCSGLYTKIDDMLPPPTMRFESDRPVPLPDKLPILVLPEKTSTNISSSTLINGKGFAKSVTFKDEEGMVENSLPKTEEGQIAVVCNQIETRADILMPVVQQETFTTATVENPAETEDICCPNPTVGSIEEYIITHGNINEDDEDDPYKNMASVIYSSDEDTADDEPNDLRHYYKHGRNQFTVDHIKAIELQTEESDESHA; this is translated from the exons ATGTTGATGCCATGGAGATTGTTCCTCTGCCAGATGGCACTGAACATATTCTATCACATTGCAAAAG CCAGTTTATGCCTCGGAGGTCAAGATATATTTGCCACGGTCAGAGAGAACAGTCCCGTTGGAGAGTTCATAGCCAACCTCAGTATCAACGGGGACCCTGGAGCCAGTAGCATCCGTTTGTGTCTCACAGGAGAAAACGCTGACTGGTTTTACCTTGAGGGCCGAACAATCCGACTCAACTCGTCGTTTTCAAGGACCTTGGATCGAGAg GTGCTGGGATCAGTCCTGATAGCTACTTTGACATGTTATGAAGATGAAATAATAAGG AGTCGGTATCGAATCATGGTGGAGATATTGAATGAAAACGACAACATGCCATATTTCCTTGAAGACACCATTCAACCACGATATATAAGTGAG TTGCTGACTGTAAACTCAATGGTGTTCACAGTGAAAGCCAGAGACGGTGATGGAGACACAATCACTTATATGACCGACAAGTCTACA GATGATGCCAGCTATTTTAGGATCGACCTGCCCAACAGCGGGATGGTGATCCTGGATAAACCTTTGGACTATGAGACTAAAACCCAGCTGCATGTGGTCATACTTGCTGTG GAAATGACCACAAAAGAAAAGTACAGCACAACAGCTACGGTCACCGTGAATGTTCTAGACGGTGATGACCAGTATCCACAGTTTCAGCCGTGTGCACCTGTTTATGAAGATGGAGATCATAATATCTGCACCAACCCTGTGTACAGCGTCAACATCACAGAAACAGATGAG GATGCTGTGCTTTATTTTTCTCCGGGTCCCATTCATGCTGAAGATGGAGACAAAGACATACTGACCCCTCTGGTCTACACTATCCTGTCGG GTGATGATAATGGCAGGTTTACAATCGACGCAAAAACAGGAGAGATCTCTCTCAAGCAACGTGTGGAAAACAGACTCCTTACCCCTTCATTCCGACTCCGCATAATG GCTGCGCAGGTGAATGACCCGAAGAAATTTTCGGTGGCCACGGCACTAGTGCACGTGGTGTCGGAGAACCTGTTTCCTCCATTCTTCAACAAGACCGTCTACAAAGGGTTCCTCATCGAGAGCTCCAGTCCTGCTACTCTGGTCACCACTTATGGGAACCAAGTCCTGGTGGTCCAAGCCGTGGACAGAGACTTCAAAGAT GGAATAAACCCAAAAATCCGTTACACAATGCAACCCTTGACGGGTAGCAGTAAACCGTATCACATTACCCAGGATGGCATTGTGATCGCAAAGACCAACCGGCTCAGAGCGTTCGACCGACACATCCTAGAG gTGATTGCAACAGACGAAGAGTCAGGTGAGGCAGCGCACGCTTCAGTGGACATTGAAGTTCTACAGAGGGGACTTCCAG TTCCTAGAAGTCCATTTGGAGAAGAACGGCTGTTTGCAGATATGAATGCAGGGATGGCCGGTGGCATTGCTGCCATTGTTCTTATAGTGGCTGTGACAGCACTATTTATTTGCCTCTGGCTGGCCAAAAGACGAAGAGAGAGACGTGATCCAGAAGACAGGGGCTCAGTAGCCCTAGGGAAACATCCGAATGTG GTCAATTCAGGACGTCCCATATCACTCTTAGAGGATGCCTCCTACCACAACATGGCGTTTGTTGACCATGAATACTGCAGCGGATTATACACCAAAATAGATGACATGCTCCCTCCGCCAACCATGAGATTTGAGTCTGACAGACCTGTGCCACTGCCAGACAAGCTGCCAATCCTGGTGCTTCCCGAAAAAACATCCACAAATATCTCATCTTCCACTCTGATCAATGGGAAAGGATTTGCAAAATCAGTCACTTTTAAAGACGAAGAAGGAATGGTGGAGAACAGTTTGCCCAAAACCGAAGAAGGACAAATTGCAGTTGTATGTAATCAAATAGAGACCAGAGCGGATATTTTGATGCCTGTTGTACAGCAGGAAACTTTCACTACTGCTACAGTGGAGAATCCTGCTGAAACGGAGGATATTTGCTGTCCAAATCCTACTGTAGGATCCATAGAGGAATATATCATCACTCATGGCAATATTAATgaggatgatgaagatgatcCGTACAAAAACATGGCCTCTGTTATTTACAGCAGCGATGAAGACACAGCAGACGATGAGCCAAATGATTTAAGGCACTATTACAAACATGGGCGAAACCAGTTTACAGTAGACCACATCAAGGCCATCGAATTGCAAACGGAGGAATCGGATGAATCGCATGCCTGA
- the cdhr5-rs gene encoding cadherin-related family member 5 isoform X2, with protein sequence MLMPWRLFLCQMALNIFYHIAKASLCLGGQDIFATVRENSPVGEFIANLSINGDPGASSIRLCLTGENADWFYLEGRTIRLNSSFSRTLDREVLGSVLIATLTCYEDEIIRSRYRIMVEILNENDNMPYFLEDTIQPRYISELLTVNSMVFTVKARDGDGDTITYMTDKSTDDASYFRIDLPNSGMVILDKPLDYETKTQLHVVILAVEMTTKEKYSTTATVTVNVLDGDDQYPQFQPCAPVYEDGDHNICTNPVYSVNITETDEDAVLYFSPGPIHAEDGDKDILTPLVYTILSGDDNGRFTIDAKTGEISLKQRVENRLLTPSFRLRIMAAQVNDPKKFSVATALVHVVSENLFPPFFNKTVYKGFLIESSSPATLVTTYGNQVLVVQAVDRDFKDGINPKIRYTMQPLTGSSKPYHITQDGIVIAKTNRLRAFDRHILEVIATDEESGEAAHASVDIEVLQRGLPVPRSPFGEERLFADMNAGMAGGIAAIVLIVAVTALFICLWLAKRRRERRDPEDRGSVALGKHPNVEASSPISHRPLS encoded by the exons ATGTTGATGCCATGGAGATTGTTCCTCTGCCAGATGGCACTGAACATATTCTATCACATTGCAAAAG CCAGTTTATGCCTCGGAGGTCAAGATATATTTGCCACGGTCAGAGAGAACAGTCCCGTTGGAGAGTTCATAGCCAACCTCAGTATCAACGGGGACCCTGGAGCCAGTAGCATCCGTTTGTGTCTCACAGGAGAAAACGCTGACTGGTTTTACCTTGAGGGCCGAACAATCCGACTCAACTCGTCGTTTTCAAGGACCTTGGATCGAGAg GTGCTGGGATCAGTCCTGATAGCTACTTTGACATGTTATGAAGATGAAATAATAAGG AGTCGGTATCGAATCATGGTGGAGATATTGAATGAAAACGACAACATGCCATATTTCCTTGAAGACACCATTCAACCACGATATATAAGTGAG TTGCTGACTGTAAACTCAATGGTGTTCACAGTGAAAGCCAGAGACGGTGATGGAGACACAATCACTTATATGACCGACAAGTCTACA GATGATGCCAGCTATTTTAGGATCGACCTGCCCAACAGCGGGATGGTGATCCTGGATAAACCTTTGGACTATGAGACTAAAACCCAGCTGCATGTGGTCATACTTGCTGTG GAAATGACCACAAAAGAAAAGTACAGCACAACAGCTACGGTCACCGTGAATGTTCTAGACGGTGATGACCAGTATCCACAGTTTCAGCCGTGTGCACCTGTTTATGAAGATGGAGATCATAATATCTGCACCAACCCTGTGTACAGCGTCAACATCACAGAAACAGATGAG GATGCTGTGCTTTATTTTTCTCCGGGTCCCATTCATGCTGAAGATGGAGACAAAGACATACTGACCCCTCTGGTCTACACTATCCTGTCGG GTGATGATAATGGCAGGTTTACAATCGACGCAAAAACAGGAGAGATCTCTCTCAAGCAACGTGTGGAAAACAGACTCCTTACCCCTTCATTCCGACTCCGCATAATG GCTGCGCAGGTGAATGACCCGAAGAAATTTTCGGTGGCCACGGCACTAGTGCACGTGGTGTCGGAGAACCTGTTTCCTCCATTCTTCAACAAGACCGTCTACAAAGGGTTCCTCATCGAGAGCTCCAGTCCTGCTACTCTGGTCACCACTTATGGGAACCAAGTCCTGGTGGTCCAAGCCGTGGACAGAGACTTCAAAGAT GGAATAAACCCAAAAATCCGTTACACAATGCAACCCTTGACGGGTAGCAGTAAACCGTATCACATTACCCAGGATGGCATTGTGATCGCAAAGACCAACCGGCTCAGAGCGTTCGACCGACACATCCTAGAG gTGATTGCAACAGACGAAGAGTCAGGTGAGGCAGCGCACGCTTCAGTGGACATTGAAGTTCTACAGAGGGGACTTCCAG TTCCTAGAAGTCCATTTGGAGAAGAACGGCTGTTTGCAGATATGAATGCAGGGATGGCCGGTGGCATTGCTGCCATTGTTCTTATAGTGGCTGTGACAGCACTATTTATTTGCCTCTGGCTGGCCAAAAGACGAAGAGAGAGACGTGATCCAGAAGACAGGGGCTCAGTAGCCCTAGGGAAACATCCGAATGTG GAGGCATCATCACCCATCTCTCATCGCCCTCTTTCGTAG